AGATGATTTATGGGAAACAGGTGTAAGACTCAATGTCAGGATTTAGAGTTTATAAGCTTTCCTCAGTAGATTAGCCAGTATGACAAGTATCTGTATTACTGAGAAATGTCAACAGCAACAGATACCATGACACGCATCAAATCTGAAACCGCACGTACAAACTTTATCTTTACTAAAAGAATTGTTTTGAAGTACACAAAAGTAGTGCAGAACTGTTGCATATTTAAGTCTGAGACTCCAATATTGAAAGACTGACAAAATCATTAAAACTGTAGGAAAGGACTAGATGTTTCTCGTAGAGCAACAGCGTCCTAAGACAAGCACAGCTACTCAGAAGACCCAAGCAAAGTCACAAACTTAcctcttctggttttgattGGATCAGACCAGAGAGTTTGGTCTTTTATTATACCTTCAGTGCTATCTAGCAATACATATTTAAACCTGTGGGGAGAAAGTGTTAAATTAGGTATTTCAAATTTGAGCTTCCTTACTAGCATATTTAAGCTACTAGATTAGCTGGTCAGACTTCAGGTTTTGTCAAAGCATTAGTTGGAGACAAAGGTAACTATTTCCAGAGAccttataaagaaaaaatagaattaataaTGGAAAAGCATTCTGTGCTATGTCATGCACAGCTTGCACTTTGTTCATGTGAGCCTTGACAGATGATAGCTTTCCAACAACAGTTTTTCCCAGCTTTCTATTCCCTGTTGTGAAGGGCCTAGTTATTTAGGACAGCAAGTGGTTTTGATTTCCATATGGAAGTCGAAGATTTTGTCCAACAACAGAGATCTTTGGCACTTTCCCTGCTAGAAGAGAGCATTGAAGAGACTGGCCAACATCAGATTTggcaaagaaattaagtttccATTCAACAATAGTTTGAGTTTTCAGAAATGTCCTGAAGAGACGGAAGAGGAGATGGTTTTTGCAAAACTAAGAGCCCAtagtattttgtttcaaaagcatATTAGGTCTCCACAGCAGATATGGCTCCACATGACTGCCACTTTTACTACGGCTTTTAAATAGCTGGCAACAACAAAACAAGTGTTTCAGGTTACAGCTGTCAGGGTGCCCGAATTCCCCAGATGGCCGGCTTCCCCAGACAACAGGGGTCAGACGAGCCTGCAAGCCACCTGGCCCTCACTGTGAAGTCTCCCGTAACATTAGGGGCTTCCTGGAGCTAGAGAACAAGGAGGGCTTTGGCTCCCCAGAATCCCATCAAAAGAAAGCAACCAGAGCCAGATCAAGTGTCCACAATTTGGCAAAATCATCTAACAGAAAATACATGGTGAATAATTGCAACATAATTTTCCAGTCAAAATCCTTTTCTACCAGCAGTTTCTGATCAGATGCTGTCACTGGATTACCTACTCCAACATAGGCATAGATTCAGCAGTTCACACGAGTTTTCCTATTGATCCATGAATTTAACCTGATAGAGCTCACCACTGCTAGGGCACCATTGAGCACCATCTGCAGGGTGCTAGTGCAAAGCCAAGCCATCTTCATAACTACCCTTGCAATAGAGCATTTCAGTTAGGGACCGGTAATTCACAACATACCATTACAAAGGAATATTACAGACTCAAAGTTGcttccttttgtgttttaagaTCAGCAATCACCTTGtaagaaataagaataatacCTGTATGTTGTGTCTGGTGCAAGAGGTGGGTTACAGACAGCTAAGAAGTTTGGGTCATACAAACAAGTCCCATCATCCCCAACTCTGAAGAGGTATTGTTTCAGGACATCAGAAACTTTGTTGACATCTCCTACATCAGCAAGTTTGGGAGGTGATGCACAACTGGGTACATTGAACGAGGCAGCCTTGTAAGGTCCAAGCTGCCCCCCACTTGTTTGTTGGAAGGTGTTGTCAAGTGGTTTGCTGCTGTTGTCAGTCACCAGGGAGCTTATTGCACTTGCTGCAGGAGAGATGATTTTTAACAAGGCTGTTAGAACTAATTCAGCCCTTTCCATTCACCCTGTATTTACTTGGCAACTTGCTTTTCTACCCCAAAACACTCAAAAGGGAAACCAAAAATCTGCTACCAGTTTGGCTGTAGTGATCCTACCCCTTCCTCCATATTTGTTGATGAAATTCTTTACACTTGTCCCTCAGAAACTGTGAAGGATCCACAGCATATCTCAGAGCAATACTTCTTAGTAGCCACCCTccccaaatccctcttttctgAGGAGAATCTGGTGGAGTAGGGAGGAGGATGGCAAAGGCTGCTCTTGCCCCATGCCACGCATGGCTCCAATAAACATCCAGTAAATTCTGCCATTTCAGATTTGATACTATAGCCAAGCATAATTCCTATAGAGTCACAACTTTCTTGTCTCCTGGAGCAGAAACCCTTAGACCTCTGGTCATGCAGCAGCTGGACCTCCCAGAACCGCACAGTATGCAGACCAGTGTGTAGGGACTGCATGAACAGATGTGGTATCTGCATTTCTGGCCAGCCAGGCATTTCACTGCTTCTAGACAGCATGCCTCAGAAAGCCTGGAAGTCCTCACAGCTTCAAGCAAAGTGTGAATCTGCACCCAGCCCTACAGCATAGTTTGGAAGCCCAGTTGCAGCTCTTGAACCTTTCCTGCTGCAAAGCCAAGACAGAAATCCCAAGGGACAGTCCCAAGTTCTGCAACTGTGGGTTAAATTTTTTAGGGGGAGCCCCCTCCAGCTGTTCAGTGCTGTCAGCAGCAAATGAATGATCGTTTTTCCAAAGCTGTGGTACCTTGGGAGCAACTTCAGTTTCAAAGCATTCTGCTGTGCTCCTGGAGCGGACTTCTTGCAACTACTTGGTTATGAGAAGTTTTTAAGCTGTGATCCAATGCAAAATTAAACCTGCTTTATACGGGAAAAGTTTCTAGGACAGATTAGAGATACAACTTAAGGGGCAGTGCTCAAGATAGTTGAGCTGTGACACCCCTCTCTTTAATAGGAGCCTATAACACAAAATCAAATACTAGCTAAGACATGCTCTATTCTCAGGCTTGGTTTTCCAAACTGTAACACTTCTCACAGCTAGGTCTTCCTGCTCTCCCAGTCTCCACTTCAATAACTCTTAGCCTGACTTTGATGAGCAAGTAAGAGCTGATGACTACGCaagtttgctttgtgttttttttgtttgttgggttttgtttatttttttagacTTTACTAGGTAGATCAAGTCTGATAGTGACATTAACAAGAACAGAGCTAAAAGTTACATTACTTCTTCAGAAGTTTGCTAAACCCTTAGTTTTGTAGTATGCTGGCACATTTTCTTaccagcagagctgcacatAAGGTGTTaagaaaattaagttctctTACATTTTCCTGTCTTCCTGCTCCAGGAGGCATCCAAGGGTGAGCCAATGTGCTTCACTGCAGACCAGAGATAAATCCAAACAAAATTCCTCCCAATCTGCCAAGTAACAAGTTTGCATCTGCTTGCCTtaaaggcagcagaagaaatttCTCTCTATATAACCCCTTTTTTAGAGATTCACCCATCTATGTAAGAAGCTTTTGCCATAGAATCTGCAGAAGACAGGTGGTTAATGTAATTTCTAAAACAAACCATCATATTTGCAGGTATAACTAGGTATCAGTAGCCTTTTATAGAATTGTAATCCACTTATAGTCTGTTTCAGACATATAAAGGTGTGCACTTCAGTCACGGGATGTGTCTTAGAAGGCCGTGCATTCACAATTGTCTACGTTAGCTGTATGGGATAGCGTCTCTGGTTATGGCTTCTACCCATCCAAGGCCTCCTCCTTCCACCCTGTCCAAAGTGTCAACAATCAGCAGTGGAAGTTTTAGACCATTTTGTCTGTTGGCCAGTTTCTCTACTGCCCCACTCAAGATCTCTTCTGTGTGCCTCTCAGAAAAGGAGGCTGCATACAGCCATCAGGGGAGAAGGCATAATATAAGGAAGCCATTTATTTCTGTCAGCTTACAGAGCAGCCCTAGCTGGCATTCAAAACAGTctgccagagcagcagggaaCAGAGAAGGCAGCTTTTGGTCACTGCCAGCAATGTGTCATTGCCAAGCAGTTATGAAACTCATTTTATCAATGAACCCGTGGGCCAGGCATCTTTGACCACAAGTCCAGCATGACTTGCCTTTGtctaccaaaaaaaccaaaccacaacaaaaaacccaaccaccccCCCAGTGTAGTCCTTGCAAGTCCTGGCTACCTTAACTAtgaagcaaacagcagcagttaCCAAGTTTCTTTCGGTAGGTTTGCTTTGGGGAACTCAGGGTTTTATACAAAGCATTTGTGTTTAGATGGAGATAAGGTATTGGACAGTGGACCACTTGGTTTCATTAGCAAGATTTGGGCAAATGTTTATAGCTGATAGTGCTGCACCATGCTTACTGGGGTCAGCTAGCACAGCACTAACACTTGCTATCATTAATCAGCCCCATTGAAATACTATggttatttatattatataataataCCCTGGAGAAAAGTAAGACCAGAGGCTCAGTTTGTACACAGCTTACAGCTACAGATTTTTGTCTTTCCCCCCATTCAGACCCACTCCCATCAAATTGTGAGTAATTGCATGCAATGGCCACATCATGTGGCTACCTTCCAGAGGGGCGTAATGCTGGATACTCACCTGATTCCTTCATTGCGTACAAGTAGATGACATAAGATTTATTTGGATACAGTGAGCTGTCAAACATACAGAAAGGTTTTTCTAGAGCAACTGTAGTGAGAGTGGGATTGTTTGTAGCAAGCTGAGGGGCTGCAATCTGAGGCTTCAGGCTTTGATCTAGAAGAGAAGGTTAGCAAAAAagtgtctgaaaaaaatcttcctcctctccccctgcaAGCTCTGACTCAAAAGGGAAGATGTGGCAATgctaaaaaacattaaaatatagaAGGGGGAGGAGAACTGCAGTTGAGCAGGAAACAGCCTACCTGTCCTGTGAAAGTTTGAGAGTTAGGGGTTTGCTTTAATGCAAAATGGAGAATGCAATAATTTGGGGAGGGAGGTAAGGGATGCTGCTTCTCAAACATACTGATCTCATCACCTCAGAAGGACAAAGGCAAAGCCTCATTATAGAAGAGACTTGAGCCTCTGTCTTTAGGATCCCACATACAGCCTcccccctccagcagcagcacaagatGCAGTACAGTCAGCTCTTGAATCCTTTAGCAGCAAGGAGTCTTAATAAGGCTTTTAAGACCAGGCTTGTTAACATACAGAGCGAGATATTTAGCAGAGAGGAACATGGGAGTTTTGGTTTTTGATGTGAGAGACCAAGTGGTATTAGAATAAAATTTGTATCAGAtacttccctcctccccacacacGCTCTTCCCATCTCTAGTCTCCCGGGGAAGATTAACTAAGAATGAAGACAGAGAttcagcagctcctcctcctcctccccagcctaGCTGCAGTAGAGGCATTTTAACAATCTTCCAGCTGAATATTTGTTTGAGGCCTCTAAACTCCCATCCCAATACAGATCTTGGGGCAGAAAGTTGACAtccaagacaaaacaaaaaaaagtacaagaaacagaaaggcaagAGATACAAAGAGAGGAGCAACAAAAAGGACAAGAGGCTGCATATAGATGCCTCTTACCTGCACCCAGCTGTCCCAAGCAGCAAAAGGCTAATACAACCCAAGGGCTGCACATGCTTGAGCCCTCCAGAAACCTGccacaaaaggaaaaccaatTCTGTGAGGCAGCCCCCACTGAAGAGCTCCCACATCCACTCCCTCCCTGAAGTTAACCACACCTGCTTCTTTCAACCAGGTCCCTATGGTTAGAAGCTACTCACCCCCTCAGGACCTCCCTATATGCTTATTGCCCCTCCTGCTCAGGTGTCACCAaccctcttctcccttcccgccccccccttcccccccccaagcTCTTTTCTGCTCCCAGGTGAGGAAGGGTGTTGCAGCTTTGATTTCCACCTGAGACTGGGCACCAGTGTAGttctcagcagtgctgtgggTGTAAAGAGAGGGGTTTTTTCCCACTTCTGTCATTGATAGGTGGCTTTGTTCTTTACCTTCTGTctagaaacttttaaaatctcCTACATAGGGAAAATTTGGAACTGAATATCTGAACCTGGCATGCAGTCTGCATCATGGATGGTTCTGATTCAGAGCTCTAAATTTGGGCAGCCTTAACAGAGGTTACAATTGCCTTCTGAATTGTGTTTCCTGGGTTACATCCTGAAAAACATAAGCCTTCTGCTTCTGGTTAACCCTGATGGGATTCAGGGCAACTATATGAAGAGCAAACCACTGGGAAATCTGAATCTGACCTGTTGTACTGAATTGTTCAGCTGAGAATATTCTTGATGAGAAACTGCTATTACAAATGGTCTGTTACATAAGAGCTCAgattacaaaattattaatcaCCCACTTAAAATaggctgaggggaaaaaataagtatCAGCAAGATTTTACAGAATTAATGGGGCTGACATGATGTCACTGCAGCAACTCCAGATTTACACTAATATCACTACGGTTACATTACCAAAACTGTCTCCTTTATGGATATGCCATGGGCCCCAGAAACCTGTTTGAAGTGTGTAATCGAATGATTATAATGCAATTTCCTCCCCatatgtgtttcattttgtttcagattctGCATGTCATCTCCAGTATATTTGGTTTAACTTTTTTCTCACACTACTTTTGAGGGAGAATATTGAATACAGGAGTTACCCTAGATTTACACTGCTATAGAATAAAAATGAGTTGTATTATTCCTTCTCACTCTACGATGCACTCAGCCTGTGCTTGCATAAATACTCAGGTAAATCAGATTAAGCCAGAAGAGATCTTACCCTTCTGTCTTTTATTCCTAGGAAtctgatttttaacatttatacTAGGGGGGTTAGTTGTACAGCCTTGGTACTGATCTGCTCAAGAGTGGTTTTATCCCTTAAAGCAATATAATAATGCACAAAACCCATAAAGTTTCTGACTCCACAGTAATAGCAGAGCTTAAGAACAAGAAGATCTCTTTCTCCATCATAAAATCAATACTTTCTTCAAACAATTATTCCTGTAAAATCCGAACCTGAGTTCCTTAGACAGGTAACCCTTCCAGAGCAATCAgcagtggctttttttccctttagacAAAAAATTGATGCATTATTtgcccaattaaaaaaaaaaaagcagacaccAGGACATATTCaatggcagagaaaaagaaaaattctatgTCATGGCATGCAAGCCATTTACATGTGCTGCAGGATACTCTTCCAAGTTTTATAAGACAGCATCAAAACAGGCAacagaaaagaatataaatttttaaaatcaacagaTTAAGGAAGACCCAGAATCACAACAAAATTTTTGATTTAAAggtagcaatttttttttctttttttgattcaGAGACATTAAGCAATAAAGTCAGCACTTATTACTCAGGCAAAACTCTGCATGACCTTCTTGGAGCCTTGCCTGGATGAAGAGTCTGGCAAACTGCTCCTTGGTCTACAGTCATGCAAACTGTTACTCAGGTGATTGATTTTACAACAGCCAGGAGTATGTCAGTAGAGCTGCTCATCACAGGAAGTTAATCACCTTTCAAAGTGGGTACAGGATGACAGTTTTAGCCATTATTTTTCATGAGTCTATTTTTTTAAGCCACCATGATTTGGCTGAGTACAAGGCTATCTTGTGCTCTGGTGGAATTCACCAGCCACAATAAGGGGGGAGAACATTGCCCATGTTGtgagattttaaaattgctGGGTTTGTTCCATACTCAGAAGAATCTCAAACAAAGGTAGAAAATTAACATGACCATAAACTCTCTCATCTCCATCTGTGCTGGCACATGTGTCCTAAATTAGGACCAGATCTCATCCTTGCTTACCCTTGTGTAAATCCATATtaactccactgaagtcagggGAGCTGGTCTGGATTTAAAGGATGTTACCATGAACAAACTTAACCTCAGTATAATTACAGAGTTCCCTAAAGGAAGCACAAGAAAATACACCGATGTAAATTCCTGTCTTTGTTTAAGCAACAATGCCAATTTTCTTGCTCTGTGTTACCTTTTGGACAACTCTGGAATAATTCATAGAAGCCTCCAGAGTCCGTTTGGATTGATGGCTTTGTGAGAAAAAATCTTGCCTGTAAGCCCTGGCTTTCCAAGGCTGTGTGAAACTCATgtttggggaggaaggggccTGAAGTCCCAAAAGGCCATTAAACGTATGGAACTCTCCAGGATCTGAAGTCCAAACCTGCTTTATGTGCTTGGCTCTGGGTGTAGTGGAGATAACCCTCCATAAACTGCTGTGCTCCATCTCTCTAGTCCACTGCATGGGCTAAAATTTATGGGCAACTTGCAAGCCCAGCTCCATGTAAAGAACATTATAGCGTTTaataaagagattaaaaaacatGGTGGTGACATCTACCAGTCAAGATGGTAATCCAAAGGGTGACAAATAAAACATAGAATCCATTTTGAAGTACTTTGGTGATCCTCAGTAGTTATATGCATAGCTATTATTAGCTTGTAATTTCCTGCAGATATCCTGGTGGGTGTAGCCCTCGAGGTAGGAGCTGAAAGAGTAGGGGAGTAATGCCTTTgtgaatgaatttttaaaaaagcattccATGAATATGGGAGTTCTGGAAGAGA
The Phalacrocorax aristotelis chromosome 1, bGulAri2.1, whole genome shotgun sequence DNA segment above includes these coding regions:
- the UPK3A gene encoding uroplakin-3a — encoded protein: MCSPWVVLAFCCLGQLGADQSLKPQIAAPQLATNNPTLTTVALEKPFCMFDSSLYPNKSYVIYLYAMKESASAISSLVTDNSSKPLDNTFQQTSGGQLGPYKAASFNVPSCASPPKLADVGDVNKVSDVLKQYLFRVGDDGTCLYDPNFLAVCNPPLAPDTTYRFKYVLLDSTEGIIKDQTLWSDPIKTRRVKLPSKIDTWPGRRSGDMIVITSILSVLVFLLLDGFLASVSPAVMGSEDSSAETKCMPQTIQQSELAPQLSSE